From one Neofelis nebulosa isolate mNeoNeb1 chromosome 4, mNeoNeb1.pri, whole genome shotgun sequence genomic stretch:
- the SLC44A2 gene encoding choline transporter-like protein 2 isoform X2 has protein sequence MEDERKDGAYGTPQKYDPTFKGPIYHRGCTDIICCVFLLLAIVGYVAVGIIAWTHGDPRKVIYPTDSRGEFCGQKGTKNANKPYLFYFNIVKCASPLVLLEFQCPTPQICVEKCPDRYLTYLNAHRSQDFEYYKQFCVPGFQGNKGVAEVLRDGDCPAVLIPSKPLARRCFPAIHAHKGVLMVGNETTYEDGHGFRKNITELVEGAKKANGVLEARQLAMRIFEDYTVSWYWIVIGLVIAMVMSLLFIVLLRFLAGIMVWVMIIMVILVLGYGIFHCYMEYTRLRGEAGSDISLVDLGFQTDLRVYLHLRQTWMAFMIILSILEAVIILLLIFLRKRILIAIALIKEASRAVGYVMCSLLYPLVTFLLLCLCIAYWASTAVFLSTSNEAVYKIFDDGTCQVAGKTCNPETFASSNESRLCPGAHCQFAFYGGESGYHRALLGLQIFNAFMFFWLANFVLALGQVTLAGAFASYYWALHKPDDLPAFPLFSAFGRALRYHTGSLAFGSLILAIVQIIRVMLEYLDQRLKAAENRFAKFLMTCLKCCFWCLEKFIRFLNRNAYIMIAIYGTNFCTSARNAFFLLMRNIIRVAVLDKVTDFLFLLGKLLIVGSVGILAFFFFTHRIRIVQDTAPPLNYYWVPILTVIIGSYLIAHGFFSVYGMCVDTLFLCFLEDLERNDGSAERPYFMSPNLKRLLNKTNKKLAES, from the exons GAACACCACAGAAGTATGACCCTACCTTCAAAGGACCCATTTACCACAG GGGCTGCACAGACATCATTTGCTGTGTGTTCCTCCTCCTGGCCATTGTGGGCTATGTGGCTGTAGGCATCATag CCTGGACCCATGGGGACCCTCGAAAGGTGATCTACCCCACCGATAGCCGAGGCGAGTTCTGCGGGCAGAAGGGCACAAAAAATGC gAACAAACCCTACCTGTTTTATTTCAACATTGTGAAGTGTGCCAGCCCCCTGGTCCTGCTGGAATTCcagtgccccaccccccag ATCTGCGTGGAGAAATGCCCCGACCGTTACCTCACCTACCTGAACGCTCACAGATCCCAGGACTTTGAATACTACAAGCAGTTCTGCGTGCCTGGCTTCCAGGGCAACAAG GGTGTGGCTGAAGTGCTTCGGGATGGCGACTGCCCTGCTGTCCTCATCCCCAGCAAGCCCT TGGCCCGGCGATGCTTCCCAGCCATCCACGCCCACAAGGGGGTCCTCATGGTGGGCAACGAGACAACCTATGAGGACGGGCACGGCTTTCGAAAAAACATCACAGAGCTGGTGGAGGGTGCCAA GAAGGCCAATGGGGTCCTGGAGGCGCGGCAGCTGGCCATGCGGATATTTGAAGATTACACAGTTTCCTGGTACTGGATCGTCAT AGGCCTGGTCATCGCCATGGTGATGAGCCTCCTGTTCATTGTCCTGCTCCGCTTCCTGGCTGGCATTATGGTCTGGGTGATGATCATCATGGTGATTCTGGTGCTGGGCTACG GAATATTTCACTGCTACATGGAGTACACGCGACTGCGTGGCGAGGCCGGCTCCGACATCTCCCTGGTGGACCTCGGCTTCCAGACAGACCTCCGCGTGTACCTGCACTTGCGGCAGACCTGGATGGCCTTCA TGATCATTCTGAGCATCCTTGAGGCTGTTATCATCTTACTGCTCATCTTTCTGCGGAAGAGAATTCTCATCGCCATCGCACTCATCAAAGAAGCCAGCAG ggcCGTGGGATACGTGATGTGCTCTCTGCTCTACCCACTGGTCACCTTCCTCCTGCTGTGTCTTTGCATCGCCTACTGGGCCAGCACTGCTGT CTTCCTGTCCACTTCCAACGAAGCTGTCTATAAGATCTTTGATGATGGCACCTGCCAAGTTGCCGGGAAAACCTGCAACCCTGAG ACCTTCGCCTCCTCCAATGAATCTCGCCTGTGCCCCGGTGCCCACTGCCAGTTCGCCTTCTATGGTGGTGAATCCGGCTACCACCGGGCCCTGCTGGGCCTGCAGATTTTCAATGCCTTCATGTTCTTCTGGCTGGCCAACTTCGTGCTGGCCCTGGGCCAGGTCACGCTGGCTGGGGCCTTCGCCTCCTACTACTGGGCCCTGCACAAGCCAGACGACCTGCCTGCCTTCCCACTCTTCTCTGCCTTCGGCCGGGCGCTCAG GTACCACACAGGCTCCCTGGCCTTTGGCTCCCTCATTCTGGCCATTGTGCAGATCATCCGAGTGATGCTCGAATACTTGGATCAGCGCCTCAAAG cTGCAGAGAACAGGTTTGCCAAGTTCCTCATGACCTGTCTCAAATGCTGCTTCTGGTGCCTGGAGAAGTTCATCAGATTCCTCAACAGGAATGCCTACATCATG atTGCCATCTACGGCACCAACTTCTGCACCTCGGCCAGGAATGCCTTCTTCCTGCTCATGAGAAACATCATCAG AGTGGCTGTCTTAGACAAAGTTACCGACTTCCTTTTCCTGTTGGGCAAACTTCTGATCGTGGGTAGTGTGG GGATCCTGGCATTCTTTTTCTTCACCCACCGTATCAGGATTGTGCAGGACACAGCACCACCCCTCAATTATTACTGGGTCCCTATACTG ACGGTGATCATCGGCTCCTACCTGATTGCCCATGGCTTCTTCAGTGTCTACGGCATGTGTGTGGACACgttgttcctctgcttct TGGAGGACCTGGAGAGGAATGACGGCTCAGCCGAGAGGCCTTACTTCATGTCTCCCAACCTCAAGAGGCTCTTGAACAAGACCAACAAGAAGCTGGCCGAGTCCTAA
- the SLC44A2 gene encoding choline transporter-like protein 2 isoform X4, with amino-acid sequence MGGERPHYYGKHGTPQKYDPTFKGPIYHRGCTDIICCVFLLLAIVGYVAVGIIAWTHGDPRKVIYPTDSRGEFCGQKGTKNANKPYLFYFNIVKCASPLVLLEFQCPTPQICVEKCPDRYLTYLNAHRSQDFEYYKQFCVPGFQGNKGVAEVLRDGDCPAVLIPSKPLARRCFPAIHAHKGVLMVGNETTYEDGHGFRKNITELVEGAKKANGVLEARQLAMRIFEDYTVSWYWIVIGLVIAMVMSLLFIVLLRFLAGIMVWVMIIMVILVLGYGIFHCYMEYTRLRGEAGSDISLVDLGFQTDLRVYLHLRQTWMAFMIILSILEAVIILLLIFLRKRILIAIALIKEASRAVGYVMCSLLYPLVTFLLLCLCIAYWASTAVFLSTSNEAVYKIFDDGTCQVAGKTCNPETFASSNESRLCPGAHCQFAFYGGESGYHRALLGLQIFNAFMFFWLANFVLALGQVTLAGAFASYYWALHKPDDLPAFPLFSAFGRALRYHTGSLAFGSLILAIVQIIRVMLEYLDQRLKAAENRFAKFLMTCLKCCFWCLEKFIRFLNRNAYIMIAIYGTNFCTSARNAFFLLMRNIIRVAVLDKVTDFLFLLGKLLIVGSVGILAFFFFTHRIRIVQDTAPPLNYYWVPILTVIIGSYLIAHGFFSVYGMCVDTLFLCFLEDLERNDGSAERPYFMSPNLKRLLNKTNKKLAES; translated from the exons ATGGGGGGCGAGCGGCCGCATTACTACGGGAAGCACG GAACACCACAGAAGTATGACCCTACCTTCAAAGGACCCATTTACCACAG GGGCTGCACAGACATCATTTGCTGTGTGTTCCTCCTCCTGGCCATTGTGGGCTATGTGGCTGTAGGCATCATag CCTGGACCCATGGGGACCCTCGAAAGGTGATCTACCCCACCGATAGCCGAGGCGAGTTCTGCGGGCAGAAGGGCACAAAAAATGC gAACAAACCCTACCTGTTTTATTTCAACATTGTGAAGTGTGCCAGCCCCCTGGTCCTGCTGGAATTCcagtgccccaccccccag ATCTGCGTGGAGAAATGCCCCGACCGTTACCTCACCTACCTGAACGCTCACAGATCCCAGGACTTTGAATACTACAAGCAGTTCTGCGTGCCTGGCTTCCAGGGCAACAAG GGTGTGGCTGAAGTGCTTCGGGATGGCGACTGCCCTGCTGTCCTCATCCCCAGCAAGCCCT TGGCCCGGCGATGCTTCCCAGCCATCCACGCCCACAAGGGGGTCCTCATGGTGGGCAACGAGACAACCTATGAGGACGGGCACGGCTTTCGAAAAAACATCACAGAGCTGGTGGAGGGTGCCAA GAAGGCCAATGGGGTCCTGGAGGCGCGGCAGCTGGCCATGCGGATATTTGAAGATTACACAGTTTCCTGGTACTGGATCGTCAT AGGCCTGGTCATCGCCATGGTGATGAGCCTCCTGTTCATTGTCCTGCTCCGCTTCCTGGCTGGCATTATGGTCTGGGTGATGATCATCATGGTGATTCTGGTGCTGGGCTACG GAATATTTCACTGCTACATGGAGTACACGCGACTGCGTGGCGAGGCCGGCTCCGACATCTCCCTGGTGGACCTCGGCTTCCAGACAGACCTCCGCGTGTACCTGCACTTGCGGCAGACCTGGATGGCCTTCA TGATCATTCTGAGCATCCTTGAGGCTGTTATCATCTTACTGCTCATCTTTCTGCGGAAGAGAATTCTCATCGCCATCGCACTCATCAAAGAAGCCAGCAG ggcCGTGGGATACGTGATGTGCTCTCTGCTCTACCCACTGGTCACCTTCCTCCTGCTGTGTCTTTGCATCGCCTACTGGGCCAGCACTGCTGT CTTCCTGTCCACTTCCAACGAAGCTGTCTATAAGATCTTTGATGATGGCACCTGCCAAGTTGCCGGGAAAACCTGCAACCCTGAG ACCTTCGCCTCCTCCAATGAATCTCGCCTGTGCCCCGGTGCCCACTGCCAGTTCGCCTTCTATGGTGGTGAATCCGGCTACCACCGGGCCCTGCTGGGCCTGCAGATTTTCAATGCCTTCATGTTCTTCTGGCTGGCCAACTTCGTGCTGGCCCTGGGCCAGGTCACGCTGGCTGGGGCCTTCGCCTCCTACTACTGGGCCCTGCACAAGCCAGACGACCTGCCTGCCTTCCCACTCTTCTCTGCCTTCGGCCGGGCGCTCAG GTACCACACAGGCTCCCTGGCCTTTGGCTCCCTCATTCTGGCCATTGTGCAGATCATCCGAGTGATGCTCGAATACTTGGATCAGCGCCTCAAAG cTGCAGAGAACAGGTTTGCCAAGTTCCTCATGACCTGTCTCAAATGCTGCTTCTGGTGCCTGGAGAAGTTCATCAGATTCCTCAACAGGAATGCCTACATCATG atTGCCATCTACGGCACCAACTTCTGCACCTCGGCCAGGAATGCCTTCTTCCTGCTCATGAGAAACATCATCAG AGTGGCTGTCTTAGACAAAGTTACCGACTTCCTTTTCCTGTTGGGCAAACTTCTGATCGTGGGTAGTGTGG GGATCCTGGCATTCTTTTTCTTCACCCACCGTATCAGGATTGTGCAGGACACAGCACCACCCCTCAATTATTACTGGGTCCCTATACTG ACGGTGATCATCGGCTCCTACCTGATTGCCCATGGCTTCTTCAGTGTCTACGGCATGTGTGTGGACACgttgttcctctgcttct TGGAGGACCTGGAGAGGAATGACGGCTCAGCCGAGAGGCCTTACTTCATGTCTCCCAACCTCAAGAGGCTCTTGAACAAGACCAACAAGAAGCTGGCCGAGTCCTAA
- the SLC44A2 gene encoding choline transporter-like protein 2 isoform X1 — protein sequence MEDERKDGAYGTPQKYDPTFKGPIYHRGCTDIICCVFLLLAIVGYVAVGIIAWTHGDPRKVIYPTDSRGEFCGQKGTKNANKPYLFYFNIVKCASPLVLLEFQCPTPQICVEKCPDRYLTYLNAHRSQDFEYYKQFCVPGFQGNKGVAEVLRDGDCPAVLIPSKPLARRCFPAIHAHKGVLMVGNETTYEDGHGFRKNITELVEGAKKANGVLEARQLAMRIFEDYTVSWYWIVIGLVIAMVMSLLFIVLLRFLAGIMVWVMIIMVILVLGYGIFHCYMEYTRLRGEAGSDISLVDLGFQTDLRVYLHLRQTWMAFMIILSILEAVIILLLIFLRKRILIAIALIKEASRAVGYVMCSLLYPLVTFLLLCLCIAYWASTAVFLSTSNEAVYKIFDDGTCQVAGKTCNPETFASSNESRLCPGAHCQFAFYGGESGYHRALLGLQIFNAFMFFWLANFVLALGQVTLAGAFASYYWALHKPDDLPAFPLFSAFGRALRYHTGSLAFGSLILAIVQIIRVMLEYLDQRLKAAENRFAKFLMTCLKCCFWCLEKFIRFLNRNAYIMIAIYGTNFCTSARNAFFLLMRNIIRVAVLDKVTDFLFLLGKLLIVGSVGILAFFFFTHRIRIVQDTAPPLNYYWVPILTVIIGSYLIAHGFFSVYGMCVDTLFLCFCEDLERNDGSQERPYFMSPELRDILLKGSAEEGKRAEVEE from the exons GAACACCACAGAAGTATGACCCTACCTTCAAAGGACCCATTTACCACAG GGGCTGCACAGACATCATTTGCTGTGTGTTCCTCCTCCTGGCCATTGTGGGCTATGTGGCTGTAGGCATCATag CCTGGACCCATGGGGACCCTCGAAAGGTGATCTACCCCACCGATAGCCGAGGCGAGTTCTGCGGGCAGAAGGGCACAAAAAATGC gAACAAACCCTACCTGTTTTATTTCAACATTGTGAAGTGTGCCAGCCCCCTGGTCCTGCTGGAATTCcagtgccccaccccccag ATCTGCGTGGAGAAATGCCCCGACCGTTACCTCACCTACCTGAACGCTCACAGATCCCAGGACTTTGAATACTACAAGCAGTTCTGCGTGCCTGGCTTCCAGGGCAACAAG GGTGTGGCTGAAGTGCTTCGGGATGGCGACTGCCCTGCTGTCCTCATCCCCAGCAAGCCCT TGGCCCGGCGATGCTTCCCAGCCATCCACGCCCACAAGGGGGTCCTCATGGTGGGCAACGAGACAACCTATGAGGACGGGCACGGCTTTCGAAAAAACATCACAGAGCTGGTGGAGGGTGCCAA GAAGGCCAATGGGGTCCTGGAGGCGCGGCAGCTGGCCATGCGGATATTTGAAGATTACACAGTTTCCTGGTACTGGATCGTCAT AGGCCTGGTCATCGCCATGGTGATGAGCCTCCTGTTCATTGTCCTGCTCCGCTTCCTGGCTGGCATTATGGTCTGGGTGATGATCATCATGGTGATTCTGGTGCTGGGCTACG GAATATTTCACTGCTACATGGAGTACACGCGACTGCGTGGCGAGGCCGGCTCCGACATCTCCCTGGTGGACCTCGGCTTCCAGACAGACCTCCGCGTGTACCTGCACTTGCGGCAGACCTGGATGGCCTTCA TGATCATTCTGAGCATCCTTGAGGCTGTTATCATCTTACTGCTCATCTTTCTGCGGAAGAGAATTCTCATCGCCATCGCACTCATCAAAGAAGCCAGCAG ggcCGTGGGATACGTGATGTGCTCTCTGCTCTACCCACTGGTCACCTTCCTCCTGCTGTGTCTTTGCATCGCCTACTGGGCCAGCACTGCTGT CTTCCTGTCCACTTCCAACGAAGCTGTCTATAAGATCTTTGATGATGGCACCTGCCAAGTTGCCGGGAAAACCTGCAACCCTGAG ACCTTCGCCTCCTCCAATGAATCTCGCCTGTGCCCCGGTGCCCACTGCCAGTTCGCCTTCTATGGTGGTGAATCCGGCTACCACCGGGCCCTGCTGGGCCTGCAGATTTTCAATGCCTTCATGTTCTTCTGGCTGGCCAACTTCGTGCTGGCCCTGGGCCAGGTCACGCTGGCTGGGGCCTTCGCCTCCTACTACTGGGCCCTGCACAAGCCAGACGACCTGCCTGCCTTCCCACTCTTCTCTGCCTTCGGCCGGGCGCTCAG GTACCACACAGGCTCCCTGGCCTTTGGCTCCCTCATTCTGGCCATTGTGCAGATCATCCGAGTGATGCTCGAATACTTGGATCAGCGCCTCAAAG cTGCAGAGAACAGGTTTGCCAAGTTCCTCATGACCTGTCTCAAATGCTGCTTCTGGTGCCTGGAGAAGTTCATCAGATTCCTCAACAGGAATGCCTACATCATG atTGCCATCTACGGCACCAACTTCTGCACCTCGGCCAGGAATGCCTTCTTCCTGCTCATGAGAAACATCATCAG AGTGGCTGTCTTAGACAAAGTTACCGACTTCCTTTTCCTGTTGGGCAAACTTCTGATCGTGGGTAGTGTGG GGATCCTGGCATTCTTTTTCTTCACCCACCGTATCAGGATTGTGCAGGACACAGCACCACCCCTCAATTATTACTGGGTCCCTATACTG ACGGTGATCATCGGCTCCTACCTGATTGCCCATGGCTTCTTCAGTGTCTACGGCATGTGTGTGGACACgttgttcctctgcttct GTGAGGACCTGGAAAGAAATGACGGCTCTCAGGAGCGACCCTACTTCATGTCGCCCGAGCTGAGAGACATCCTGTTGAAGGGGAGTGCGGAGGAGGGGAAGCGGGCAGAAGTCGaggagtag
- the SLC44A2 gene encoding choline transporter-like protein 2 isoform X3, with protein MGGERPHYYGKHGTPQKYDPTFKGPIYHRGCTDIICCVFLLLAIVGYVAVGIIAWTHGDPRKVIYPTDSRGEFCGQKGTKNANKPYLFYFNIVKCASPLVLLEFQCPTPQICVEKCPDRYLTYLNAHRSQDFEYYKQFCVPGFQGNKGVAEVLRDGDCPAVLIPSKPLARRCFPAIHAHKGVLMVGNETTYEDGHGFRKNITELVEGAKKANGVLEARQLAMRIFEDYTVSWYWIVIGLVIAMVMSLLFIVLLRFLAGIMVWVMIIMVILVLGYGIFHCYMEYTRLRGEAGSDISLVDLGFQTDLRVYLHLRQTWMAFMIILSILEAVIILLLIFLRKRILIAIALIKEASRAVGYVMCSLLYPLVTFLLLCLCIAYWASTAVFLSTSNEAVYKIFDDGTCQVAGKTCNPETFASSNESRLCPGAHCQFAFYGGESGYHRALLGLQIFNAFMFFWLANFVLALGQVTLAGAFASYYWALHKPDDLPAFPLFSAFGRALRYHTGSLAFGSLILAIVQIIRVMLEYLDQRLKAAENRFAKFLMTCLKCCFWCLEKFIRFLNRNAYIMIAIYGTNFCTSARNAFFLLMRNIIRVAVLDKVTDFLFLLGKLLIVGSVGILAFFFFTHRIRIVQDTAPPLNYYWVPILTVIIGSYLIAHGFFSVYGMCVDTLFLCFCEDLERNDGSQERPYFMSPELRDILLKGSAEEGKRAEVEE; from the exons ATGGGGGGCGAGCGGCCGCATTACTACGGGAAGCACG GAACACCACAGAAGTATGACCCTACCTTCAAAGGACCCATTTACCACAG GGGCTGCACAGACATCATTTGCTGTGTGTTCCTCCTCCTGGCCATTGTGGGCTATGTGGCTGTAGGCATCATag CCTGGACCCATGGGGACCCTCGAAAGGTGATCTACCCCACCGATAGCCGAGGCGAGTTCTGCGGGCAGAAGGGCACAAAAAATGC gAACAAACCCTACCTGTTTTATTTCAACATTGTGAAGTGTGCCAGCCCCCTGGTCCTGCTGGAATTCcagtgccccaccccccag ATCTGCGTGGAGAAATGCCCCGACCGTTACCTCACCTACCTGAACGCTCACAGATCCCAGGACTTTGAATACTACAAGCAGTTCTGCGTGCCTGGCTTCCAGGGCAACAAG GGTGTGGCTGAAGTGCTTCGGGATGGCGACTGCCCTGCTGTCCTCATCCCCAGCAAGCCCT TGGCCCGGCGATGCTTCCCAGCCATCCACGCCCACAAGGGGGTCCTCATGGTGGGCAACGAGACAACCTATGAGGACGGGCACGGCTTTCGAAAAAACATCACAGAGCTGGTGGAGGGTGCCAA GAAGGCCAATGGGGTCCTGGAGGCGCGGCAGCTGGCCATGCGGATATTTGAAGATTACACAGTTTCCTGGTACTGGATCGTCAT AGGCCTGGTCATCGCCATGGTGATGAGCCTCCTGTTCATTGTCCTGCTCCGCTTCCTGGCTGGCATTATGGTCTGGGTGATGATCATCATGGTGATTCTGGTGCTGGGCTACG GAATATTTCACTGCTACATGGAGTACACGCGACTGCGTGGCGAGGCCGGCTCCGACATCTCCCTGGTGGACCTCGGCTTCCAGACAGACCTCCGCGTGTACCTGCACTTGCGGCAGACCTGGATGGCCTTCA TGATCATTCTGAGCATCCTTGAGGCTGTTATCATCTTACTGCTCATCTTTCTGCGGAAGAGAATTCTCATCGCCATCGCACTCATCAAAGAAGCCAGCAG ggcCGTGGGATACGTGATGTGCTCTCTGCTCTACCCACTGGTCACCTTCCTCCTGCTGTGTCTTTGCATCGCCTACTGGGCCAGCACTGCTGT CTTCCTGTCCACTTCCAACGAAGCTGTCTATAAGATCTTTGATGATGGCACCTGCCAAGTTGCCGGGAAAACCTGCAACCCTGAG ACCTTCGCCTCCTCCAATGAATCTCGCCTGTGCCCCGGTGCCCACTGCCAGTTCGCCTTCTATGGTGGTGAATCCGGCTACCACCGGGCCCTGCTGGGCCTGCAGATTTTCAATGCCTTCATGTTCTTCTGGCTGGCCAACTTCGTGCTGGCCCTGGGCCAGGTCACGCTGGCTGGGGCCTTCGCCTCCTACTACTGGGCCCTGCACAAGCCAGACGACCTGCCTGCCTTCCCACTCTTCTCTGCCTTCGGCCGGGCGCTCAG GTACCACACAGGCTCCCTGGCCTTTGGCTCCCTCATTCTGGCCATTGTGCAGATCATCCGAGTGATGCTCGAATACTTGGATCAGCGCCTCAAAG cTGCAGAGAACAGGTTTGCCAAGTTCCTCATGACCTGTCTCAAATGCTGCTTCTGGTGCCTGGAGAAGTTCATCAGATTCCTCAACAGGAATGCCTACATCATG atTGCCATCTACGGCACCAACTTCTGCACCTCGGCCAGGAATGCCTTCTTCCTGCTCATGAGAAACATCATCAG AGTGGCTGTCTTAGACAAAGTTACCGACTTCCTTTTCCTGTTGGGCAAACTTCTGATCGTGGGTAGTGTGG GGATCCTGGCATTCTTTTTCTTCACCCACCGTATCAGGATTGTGCAGGACACAGCACCACCCCTCAATTATTACTGGGTCCCTATACTG ACGGTGATCATCGGCTCCTACCTGATTGCCCATGGCTTCTTCAGTGTCTACGGCATGTGTGTGGACACgttgttcctctgcttct GTGAGGACCTGGAAAGAAATGACGGCTCTCAGGAGCGACCCTACTTCATGTCGCCCGAGCTGAGAGACATCCTGTTGAAGGGGAGTGCGGAGGAGGGGAAGCGGGCAGAAGTCGaggagtag